From a single Verrucomicrobiota bacterium genomic region:
- a CDS encoding PASTA domain-containing protein: MNTTRRSLRITAATLACAALCAMLVGGCRPQKSGPPPGAPSNPATLVPDLTGMTPEEAATVLTKRVLVLGQTMSTAESQWAGLATPGRIVGQDRTAGARVPRRTVVNVVVYRPLGSEYATVPDLLGFSYDEAVSKLKQSGLLVGEISRRFIADQRLHDVVYRQSPEAGMRVQRWSKVSLGLYGPVEEGLVHVPKLVGLSAAEVPAVLAKAGLQQGRVATEKATSRSLVGTVRSQSPLIGSQVKKDTKVDIVVYVE, translated from the coding sequence ATGAACACGACGCGTAGGTCCTTGAGAATCACCGCGGCCACGCTGGCCTGTGCGGCGTTGTGCGCCATGCTCGTTGGCGGTTGCCGTCCCCAGAAATCAGGCCCTCCCCCGGGCGCGCCGTCCAACCCGGCGACCCTCGTGCCCGACCTGACGGGCATGACGCCGGAGGAGGCGGCCACGGTGCTCACCAAGCGCGTGCTCGTGCTCGGCCAGACGATGAGCACGGCCGAGTCGCAGTGGGCCGGCTTGGCGACACCCGGGCGGATCGTGGGTCAGGACCGCACGGCCGGTGCCCGCGTGCCACGGCGAACGGTTGTCAACGTGGTCGTCTACCGGCCGTTGGGGAGCGAGTACGCCACGGTGCCCGATCTGCTCGGGTTCAGCTACGACGAGGCCGTCTCCAAGCTCAAGCAATCGGGCCTGCTCGTCGGCGAGATCTCGAGACGCTTCATTGCCGACCAACGCCTCCACGACGTGGTCTATCGCCAGTCGCCCGAGGCGGGGATGCGCGTGCAGCGTTGGTCTAAGGTCAGTCTCGGCCTGTACGGCCCGGTCGAGGAAGGTCTTGTCCACGTGCCGAAGCTTGTGGGCCTCAGTGCCGCCGAAGTGCCGGCCGTGCTGGCCAAGGCCGGCTTGCAGCAGGGCAGAGTGGCGACGGAGAAGGCGACGAGCAGGTCGCTCGTGGGCACCGTGCGTAGCCAGTCGCCGTTGATTGGATCGCAGGTGAAGAAAGACACCAAGGTCGACATCGTCGTTTACGTCGAGTAG
- a CDS encoding class I SAM-dependent methyltransferase gives MDDWYRHFDDDLWLKTDDMPVEQARFIRRALGLRKGQRLLDVPCGAGRTSLAMAKLGIEVTGVDLRSKFTNRAKRRFRKEGLLGTFLVGDMRELDFREEFHAVVNWFTSFGYFSEAENLDVLGRFSRALRPGGKLLVDTANRERVLRHFVAKVTTPLPAAPGRPAGTVTQRCRWNRRYERVEAVWTLRRGRRQAVCPMHVRFYTPAQYRRLFERVGLEFDAIHGSWTGDAYSRSSPRMIVVARKPR, from the coding sequence ATGGACGACTGGTACAGGCACTTCGACGACGACCTGTGGCTCAAGACCGATGACATGCCAGTCGAGCAGGCACGGTTCATCAGGCGAGCGCTCGGGTTGCGCAAGGGACAGCGTCTGCTCGACGTGCCGTGTGGCGCGGGCCGCACGTCGCTCGCCATGGCCAAGCTCGGCATCGAGGTGACGGGCGTGGACCTGCGCTCGAAGTTCACCAACCGCGCCAAGCGTCGCTTCCGCAAAGAAGGCCTCTTGGGCACATTCCTCGTTGGTGATATGCGCGAGTTGGATTTCAGAGAGGAATTCCACGCCGTGGTTAACTGGTTCACGAGCTTCGGGTACTTCAGCGAGGCCGAGAATCTTGACGTGCTGGGCCGTTTCTCGCGTGCATTGCGGCCCGGTGGGAAGCTGCTCGTCGACACGGCCAATCGCGAGCGCGTGCTGCGCCACTTCGTCGCTAAGGTGACGACTCCCTTGCCCGCCGCTCCCGGGAGGCCCGCCGGCACGGTAACGCAGCGATGCCGCTGGAACCGGCGCTACGAGCGGGTTGAGGCGGTTTGGACCCTTCGTCGCGGCCGCCGGCAGGCTGTCTGTCCGATGCACGTGCGCTTCTATACACCCGCGCAGTACCGAAGGCTGTTCGAGCGCGTCGGCCTCGAGTTCGACGCCATCCACGGCTCCTGGACGGGCGATGCCTACTCGCGCTCCTCGCCCCGCATGATCGTCGTCGCCCGCAAGCCGCGTTAG
- a CDS encoding class I SAM-dependent methyltransferase produces the protein MKDWCLHFNDRFWLLDNEMPVEEARFIKRALGLRSGSRRSGGQRVLDVPCGAGRTSLALAKLGVEVRGLDLRSKFTNRAKRRFRKAGLVGTFLVGDMRELDVDGEFDGVVNWFGSFGYFDDATNLDVLRRFARAVRPGGRVLIQQANRERCLRHFLKERRVPLREVGRRGRDIVVIRNRWNHRLERVEGTWALDVDGEPGSQRLSMRWYTPGQFKTLFRRAGLEFEALYGSALGEPYTPSSPAIVVVGRKPKQSGR, from the coding sequence ATGAAGGATTGGTGTCTGCATTTCAACGACCGGTTCTGGTTGCTGGACAACGAGATGCCCGTCGAGGAGGCGCGCTTCATCAAGCGGGCGCTCGGCCTGCGCTCCGGATCGCGGCGGTCCGGCGGGCAGCGCGTGCTCGACGTGCCGTGCGGCGCGGGGCGCACGTCGCTCGCGCTGGCGAAGCTCGGCGTTGAGGTGAGGGGTCTTGATCTGCGCTCGAAGTTCACCAACCGCGCCAAGCGCCGCTTCCGCAAGGCTGGACTGGTGGGCACGTTCCTTGTCGGCGACATGCGCGAGCTGGATGTCGATGGGGAGTTCGATGGCGTTGTCAACTGGTTCGGCAGCTTCGGGTACTTCGACGATGCGACCAATCTCGACGTGCTGCGGCGCTTCGCCCGCGCCGTGCGGCCAGGTGGCCGTGTCCTGATCCAGCAGGCCAATCGCGAACGTTGTCTGCGGCATTTTCTCAAGGAGAGGCGCGTACCGTTGCGTGAAGTCGGGCGCCGCGGACGAGACATCGTGGTGATCCGGAACCGGTGGAACCACAGACTCGAGCGAGTCGAAGGCACGTGGGCTCTTGATGTCGATGGCGAGCCCGGCAGTCAACGGCTCTCGATGCGCTGGTATACGCCGGGGCAGTTCAAAACGCTGTTCAGGCGGGCCGGACTCGAGTTCGAGGCGCTCTACGGGTCCGCTTTGGGTGAGCCATACACTCCGTCGTCGCCGGCAATCGTGGTTGTTGGCCGCAAGCCGAAGCAGAGCGGGAGGTGA
- a CDS encoding methyltransferase domain-containing protein: protein MGAQRKDWIDDFDDRFWLLSNDMPVEQAQFIKRALGMRKGQRVLDVPCGAGRTSLALAKLGIEVTGVELRSKFVSRAKRRFRQEGISGTFLTGDMRQLDLSEGFDGLVNWCGSFGYFDEATNLDVLRRFARAVRPGGRVLIDTRSREFTLRRFIAREAIPVTTAGGKRVGSFSRRHRWNPRLQRIESVWALRRGRREIVSPMHMRLYTPAQCRKLFERVGLAFEGIYGSWTGEAFSRTSRRLIVVGRKPK, encoded by the coding sequence ATGGGTGCGCAACGAAAGGACTGGATTGACGACTTCGACGACCGATTTTGGCTGCTGAGTAACGACATGCCCGTCGAGCAGGCGCAATTCATCAAGCGCGCGCTCGGCATGCGCAAAGGCCAGCGCGTGCTCGACGTGCCGTGCGGCGCGGGACGCACGTCGCTGGCGCTGGCGAAACTTGGCATTGAGGTGACCGGCGTCGAACTGCGTTCCAAGTTTGTCTCTCGCGCCAAGCGGCGGTTCCGCCAAGAGGGGATCTCGGGCACGTTTCTTACCGGCGACATGCGCCAGCTCGATCTCAGCGAGGGATTCGATGGCCTTGTCAACTGGTGCGGCAGCTTTGGCTATTTCGACGAGGCGACGAATCTCGACGTGCTGCGCCGTTTCGCGCGTGCCGTGCGGCCCGGTGGGCGGGTGCTCATCGATACACGTAGTCGCGAGTTCACCCTCCGCCGCTTCATTGCCCGCGAGGCGATCCCCGTGACCACTGCAGGCGGTAAGCGGGTTGGCTCTTTCTCGAGACGCCATCGCTGGAATCCGCGCCTGCAGCGGATCGAGAGCGTATGGGCTCTTCGGCGCGGTCGGCGGGAGATCGTCAGTCCGATGCACATGCGCCTCTACACGCCCGCGCAATGCCGGAAGCTGTTCGAGCGCGTCGGTCTCGCTTTCGAGGGCATCTACGGTTCGTGGACCGGCGAGGCCTTCTCACGGACCTCGCGCCGTCTCATTGTCGTCGGCCGCAAGCCGAAGTAG
- a CDS encoding class I SAM-dependent methyltransferase — protein sequence MDLSSKSEGWFGEWTARWDAMQDAYVPRRREAFALIADLVVEQFPERCRIVDLGAGAGTLAETIVNRHPNASVVCLDVEPFLLEAARRRLRPFGERARVVSVDFRQERSLAELAEPAEAVVSSTTTHWFGEERLGATYTWAAGVLVDGGQCMIFDHIPPDDGTLARVALDMNEGEITCRFQQGGAQTWEEFWEGLGEAVDAPDYAGTVAASAWGVQDGPEAGHTVAVHRRLLQAAGFRHVAVMWRYLNDALLVARR from the coding sequence ATGGATCTCTCCTCGAAAAGCGAAGGGTGGTTCGGCGAGTGGACGGCGCGGTGGGATGCCATGCAGGACGCCTATGTCCCGCGTCGCCGGGAGGCGTTCGCGCTCATCGCCGATCTTGTGGTCGAGCAGTTCCCGGAAAGGTGTCGCATCGTTGACTTGGGCGCGGGCGCCGGCACTCTGGCCGAGACGATCGTCAACCGCCACCCGAACGCGAGCGTGGTGTGTCTCGACGTCGAGCCGTTCCTGCTCGAAGCGGCGCGACGCCGACTCAGGCCGTTCGGCGAACGGGCGCGCGTGGTCAGCGTCGATTTCCGGCAGGAAAGATCTCTCGCAGAGCTCGCGGAGCCCGCAGAAGCGGTCGTGAGTTCGACGACGACGCACTGGTTCGGCGAGGAGCGCTTGGGCGCCACGTACACGTGGGCGGCCGGCGTCCTTGTTGACGGCGGCCAGTGCATGATTTTTGACCATATCCCGCCGGACGACGGGACGCTTGCGCGCGTTGCACTGGACATGAACGAGGGCGAGATCACCTGCCGCTTCCAGCAGGGCGGCGCCCAGACATGGGAGGAGTTCTGGGAAGGGCTTGGCGAGGCCGTTGATGCTCCTGATTACGCCGGCACGGTTGCGGCGTCCGCCTGGGGTGTGCAGGACGGACCCGAGGCGGGCCATACCGTCGCCGTGCATCGCCGGCTGCTTCAGGCCGCCGGCTTCCGCCACGTCGCCGTGATGTGGCGCTACCTGAACGACGCGCTCCTTGTCGCCCGGCGCTGA
- a CDS encoding DUF4276 family protein — translation MSRHAQSHGPGDDRHGGEAVRPSIVPIVEGHAEIETIPVLLRRILAEDQIHDVQAARPFRVKRSRITRKDEIEKAIQTAVANRETPGGVIVVLDADDDCPAELGPALLGRCRSVTSVPVRVVIANRELEAWFLGAKESLRVVRGVHADATAPPLPESLRGAKEELSKNMSPKRYLEVDDQPALAEKMDFASARTRCRSFDKFLRDVRSLVEETRSRDSS, via the coding sequence ATGAGCAGGCATGCTCAGTCTCATGGCCCGGGTGATGACAGACACGGCGGCGAGGCCGTGCGCCCTTCCATCGTTCCTATTGTCGAGGGGCACGCCGAGATCGAGACGATACCTGTTCTCCTTCGACGCATATTGGCCGAAGATCAGATCCATGACGTACAAGCCGCTCGGCCCTTCCGCGTTAAGAGAAGCCGGATCACTCGCAAGGATGAGATCGAAAAAGCGATCCAGACGGCGGTCGCCAACCGGGAGACCCCGGGAGGTGTCATCGTCGTGCTTGACGCAGATGATGACTGTCCCGCTGAACTGGGACCCGCGCTGCTCGGGAGATGCAGGAGTGTGACCTCTGTGCCCGTTCGAGTTGTGATCGCCAATCGCGAGCTTGAGGCCTGGTTCCTCGGCGCAAAGGAATCGCTGCGCGTGGTTCGGGGTGTTCACGCAGACGCGACGGCTCCTCCTCTGCCCGAGAGCCTCCGTGGAGCCAAAGAGGAGCTCTCTAAGAACATGAGCCCCAAGAGGTATCTGGAGGTCGATGACCAGCCAGCGCTCGCTGAGAAGATGGACTTCGCATCTGCCCGGACACGCTGCCGCTCGTTCGACAAGTTCCTTCGGGACGTTCGATCACTCGTGGAGGAGACCCGCTCGCGTGACAGCTCATAG
- a CDS encoding AAA family ATPase produces the protein MVPRITRLSVVNYKSIAATETDLEPFTVFVGPNGSGKSNLIDALSFVCDSLSRPINDAFLRRGGIRATSRYSWGHPTNIGIRLTLSLADGMHADYSFNVAAEQGEAFRVARERCVVVSGVARSHRFEVRNGKFVQEIPGIRPKVEADRLALYAASGTAEFRPVYDFLTSMRFYSVVPDRIRELQAPDSGESLAPDGANAAAVLRRVKSEPGGKERYDRICRLLSKVVEGVTRAEPKTVGGRMETVRFTHEVGAKRPWTLEALSMSDGTLRVLGLLLAVYQAGRHSVIAIEEPEATVHPGAAELVVQVLMDAAHERQVLVTTHSPDVLDYKGLDDSQVRIVTKQENWTLVSSVSDSTRETILQRLYSPGELLRVGELNPDLAAAKRRAGQIDLFGRVGPEQAGLLRGEK, from the coding sequence ATGGTCCCGCGCATCACTCGGCTTTCAGTCGTCAACTACAAGAGCATTGCCGCAACCGAAACCGATCTGGAGCCGTTCACCGTCTTTGTGGGGCCGAATGGTTCCGGGAAAAGCAACCTCATCGATGCGCTGTCGTTCGTGTGTGACAGTCTGTCCCGTCCGATCAACGACGCCTTCTTGCGCAGGGGGGGGATACGGGCTACCAGTCGGTATTCCTGGGGCCACCCCACCAACATCGGGATCCGGCTGACGCTATCACTTGCCGACGGTATGCATGCGGACTACAGCTTCAACGTCGCCGCCGAGCAGGGCGAAGCGTTCCGAGTAGCACGCGAACGGTGCGTTGTTGTTTCCGGCGTAGCCAGATCGCACAGGTTTGAGGTGCGTAACGGCAAGTTCGTCCAAGAGATCCCCGGAATCCGCCCCAAGGTTGAGGCAGACCGGCTTGCCCTCTATGCAGCCTCCGGCACGGCGGAGTTCAGGCCGGTCTACGACTTCCTCACGTCGATGCGCTTCTACTCGGTTGTGCCGGACCGCATACGTGAGCTTCAGGCCCCAGATTCCGGCGAGTCTCTTGCGCCGGATGGCGCAAATGCCGCCGCTGTCCTCAGGCGCGTGAAGTCTGAGCCCGGAGGCAAGGAACGCTATGACCGCATCTGCCGTCTCTTGTCCAAGGTTGTCGAAGGCGTGACGAGAGCTGAGCCCAAAACCGTGGGTGGCAGGATGGAGACGGTCAGGTTCACGCACGAGGTTGGCGCCAAGCGTCCATGGACGCTGGAGGCCCTCAGCATGTCTGACGGGACTCTTCGCGTACTGGGCCTCCTCCTGGCCGTTTACCAGGCCGGAAGGCATTCCGTGATCGCCATCGAGGAACCCGAGGCCACTGTTCACCCGGGTGCGGCCGAACTGGTCGTCCAGGTTCTCATGGACGCCGCCCACGAGAGGCAGGTGCTTGTTACCACACACAGCCCTGACGTGTTGGACTACAAGGGACTGGACGACTCCCAGGTTCGCATCGTCACCAAGCAAGAGAACTGGACACTCGTGTCGTCCGTGTCTGATTCTACGAGAGAGACCATTCTGCAGCGTCTGTACTCGCCTGGCGAGTTACTCCGTGTGGGCGAACTCAATCCCGATCTGGCCGCGGCGAAGAGGCGAGCGGGACAGATCGACCTGTTCGGTCGCGTTGGCCCTGAACAGGCAGGACTGCTGCGGGGCGAGAAATGA
- the trpS gene encoding tryptophan--tRNA ligase encodes MEKKRILTGDRPTGPLHLGHYVGSLKNRVDLQHEYETYVLIADLQALTDNFDRPEILGQNVREVVKDYLAVGIDPEVATIVLQSMTPEIHELAIYYMNLVTLSRLTRNPTVKTEITQRSFGKGEFDDEEEHRLAALGINPQVPVGFLAYPIHQAADITAFNAHLVPVGADQAPMIEQTREIVRKFNALYGETLVEPSALIGEVERLPGTDGSAKMSKSLGNCIYLKDTSAEVEKKIRGMYTDPKRIRADIPGTVEGNPVFAYHDAFNPNVAEVNDLKDRYRAGKVGDVEVKKKLAAALNAFLDPIRERRAVWEARPKDVDEIIIEGTRRGRKKTAAVLAAVHDAMKVNYFGR; translated from the coding sequence ATGGAAAAGAAACGCATCCTGACGGGCGACCGGCCGACGGGGCCGCTGCATCTGGGGCATTACGTCGGTTCGCTCAAGAACCGGGTGGACCTGCAGCACGAGTATGAGACGTACGTGCTGATTGCCGACCTGCAGGCGCTCACCGACAACTTCGACCGGCCCGAGATCCTGGGCCAGAACGTGCGCGAGGTAGTCAAGGACTACCTCGCCGTGGGCATCGATCCGGAGGTGGCGACCATCGTGCTCCAGTCGATGACTCCCGAGATCCACGAGCTCGCCATCTACTACATGAACCTGGTGACGCTCTCGCGGCTCACGCGCAACCCGACGGTCAAGACCGAGATCACCCAGCGCAGCTTCGGCAAGGGCGAGTTCGATGACGAGGAGGAGCACCGGCTCGCCGCGCTCGGCATCAACCCGCAGGTGCCCGTCGGGTTCCTCGCGTACCCCATTCACCAGGCGGCCGACATCACGGCGTTCAACGCCCACCTCGTGCCCGTCGGCGCCGACCAGGCGCCCATGATCGAGCAGACGCGCGAGATCGTCCGCAAGTTCAACGCTCTCTACGGCGAGACGCTCGTCGAGCCGAGCGCGCTCATTGGCGAGGTCGAGCGCCTGCCGGGCACCGACGGCTCGGCGAAGATGTCCAAGAGCCTCGGCAACTGCATCTACCTCAAGGACACGAGCGCCGAGGTCGAGAAGAAGATCCGCGGTATGTACACCGACCCGAAGCGCATCCGGGCCGACATCCCGGGCACTGTCGAGGGCAACCCGGTGTTCGCCTACCACGACGCGTTCAACCCGAACGTCGCCGAGGTCAACGACCTCAAGGACCGCTACCGCGCTGGCAAGGTGGGCGACGTCGAGGTGAAGAAGAAGCTCGCCGCTGCGCTCAACGCCTTTCTCGACCCGATTCGCGAGCGTCGCGCCGTCTGGGAGGCCCGCCCGAAGGACGTCGACGAGATCATCATCGAGGGCACCCGCCGCGGCCGCAAGAAGACGGCCGCCGTACTGGCCGCCGTGCATGACGCGATGAAGGTCAACTACTTCGGCCGGTGA
- a CDS encoding GxxExxY protein — MGRFPHKATTDRVLKAFYAVYNGLGLGFLEKVYENAMVVELCELGVKVAQQRPITVTYRGQVVGEYFADIVADGKVILELKTVESLGEMHVAQLMNYLRATRFELGLLLNFGPKPEFRRILFTNDYKHPISTK, encoded by the coding sequence ATGGGACGCTTCCCGCACAAGGCGACGACCGACAGAGTCCTCAAGGCGTTCTATGCCGTGTACAATGGCCTCGGACTGGGGTTTCTGGAGAAGGTGTATGAGAACGCGATGGTCGTCGAGTTGTGCGAGCTTGGCGTGAAGGTCGCCCAGCAGCGACCGATCACGGTGACATACCGCGGCCAAGTCGTCGGCGAGTACTTCGCCGACATTGTGGCAGATGGGAAGGTCATACTTGAGCTCAAGACGGTCGAGTCATTGGGAGAGATGCACGTGGCCCAACTGATGAACTACCTGCGGGCTACACGCTTTGAACTGGGTCTTCTTCTGAATTTCGGTCCCAAGCCGGAGTTCCGGCGGATCCTTTTCACAAACGACTACAAGCACCCCATCAGCACGAAGTGA